The Lolium rigidum isolate FL_2022 chromosome 2, APGP_CSIRO_Lrig_0.1, whole genome shotgun sequence genomic interval TAACAAATTTCAAGAAATTAACCGGGAGAATTCTTTCTCTTCATAACTTACAAGACAAAAGAATGATTCATGAATAGAGCACTATTATAGCAGTTAAGGCCATAATGCATCATGCGAAACAACAAATAATACATGCATTTGGTAGGAAATCTGAAATGCTTAGGTACTAATGCATCCTCCGCAAAGGGGAATTTCCATCATCATTTTCCCTATTTCCTCACATGGCAAGAACAGCTCGGCAGACAACAAACATGATGCGTGATCGTGCGACCAATAAAATAAGATTTCCTAAATAGAAAGAGATGACAGAGGAGAAGGATATTCCGAATCTCAGATGCTCACATTACTCCACGAACAAAGAATGAAGAGCGTGGGAGAAGAGGACCTGGCTCTCACCTCCACGGATACGATCCAAACGGCCCCGAACTCCGATCACGAACTCGAACTGGGGTCCGGGGAAGGGAAAGGACGACGGGTTCCGTTGAGCGCCTTTTGCCGCCGGTTTCGCCGGAGAATGGGTGGTAATGCGGAAACTTGGAGGGTGGCGACGTCCACGTGCGGTGCCAGGAGAGGCCATCTTCCGTGGGCCGTATCTTGGGCCCTCAAAACCCAGTCAGCCATTTTGGTGTCTCAGGCCTCTCAACGCTTTCACCTCCAGCATCTATATTTAATTTTTGAAATCACACTATTTCAAATTGCGTGTTTAACTTCGCTATCACTGaatgttgtttttttttttgagaaacacagtacaaacgcaaagAACAATTTGTGCTGTTTTTTTATTTGCGAAGGAGTTTGTGTTGTTGTTCTTCAATCCAAAGTGAGAAGTACCGTTCTAACATGTATTGTTGCAAAAAATATCAAAGTTGTAGCATTCGAGAAAAAGATCATTTGCTGGTTGCTGCCTTCCATTCATTTTTTCAACAAGGGAGCACCCAGGCCTCTGCCCTTTTGTCCTAATACAAGTGAATGTATCGTCAAGCATGGCCGCAAcagctaagagcatcttcaccggtgcCCCTAATAGCAGCTCTGCATCGAAAATGGACTTACACCGGCGCGTCCTGAAAGGTGCCGGCTAGTTTTCAAGCCAATAGAATTGCCGAAAACCCCGTGCTTGCCTCTTCGCGAAGGGCACGAATCggacgcgccggcgcctcgcggcacgacggttttcgcgggtggagGCGCCTTGGCAGTGAGAGGACGCGGCGGTTTGCATCGGAAATGACGCGGGAAGATTGGTCGTCGGTGTTAATGGCCTCTCGCGCGGAAACCGAAGCGGCGACGAGGGACGCGACTGGCCATGCGGCGTCCGCCCACCAACACATGCGCCTTCAATGCGCGTACGTCGCTGCCCTTACAACCACCTCCCCCGCACTTCTCTTCTTCCCCGTctaccaaccctagccgccgccaccaccattctCGCAGACACCCACCTCCCCCACGCACCCCACCAacgcgatggcgcacaacgacgaGCCCAGTGACGGCGGCACACTCCGCTCGCTGCAACTGACCTACGACAAGGCGGATATACTGTACTGGCAACACATCCCCGTGCCAGTACAGTACAAGCTGCCGCACGGGTGGCATGTCTCCAACACCGGCTTTGCagtgccaccgccgccaccggtaGGACCAGAGATGCGCACCCTCATCAACGAGCGGCCGAACCGTATGACGCCGGTGGAGAGGAACCTACCGACGAACGCGGTCAACAGCCCGTAGTGGCCACGGCGCTTCGAAGAGGACCGCGCCATCGAGGTCGCGTGGGTGGCCAGCCGCCTGAGCGGCTGCTTCAACAACGTCGGCCGCCGTGCCTGTCACGGCCACGACGTCGACGCCACGTTGCAGTAGTACGGCTACCGCCAGCGCGCCCGCGGCGACCCACCGCGTGTCCCACTCTACTTCCCGCAGGCGGCGTGCATGGCGCCGGTGGCGCCATCTCTGCAGAGCCCACCGGCAAGGACGACGGCATCCGGGAGCTCGCGCACCGGATCGTTAGCAGCCGTCGACCGCACATGCTCGACCGCGCCTCCTTCGAgaggcatcgtcatccgcaacgGGGCGAGGCACGCGTCTTCAGCTCCGACCCGTCTAAAACCCTAGAACTCCATTTCTATCCGAGATTCCTCCTGGAGCAGAAGTGCATAACAGGTCAGACAAAAATAAGACGACCCATCTTCTGTGGGCTGGCTCTTGGCCCGGAAAAGCCCAGTATCTTACTCCTGATGCCCAGTAGGCCCATCGATGTGCCGAGCAGCACTGCAGGAGTAGCCTCTGTTCTGTTCTGCTTTCTCCCTTCCGCCTCCAGCACCCAACCGCGAGTCCACGACGGCGAGCGTGTCTCTCCTCCCAGACCGATACGGCGGTGTGGCTGGCGAGGTGGTGGAGGATGGCGAAGGCCGGCGGCGGGCTGATCTGGGCGACGGCGGAGGACCTGGCGCGGAACCGGCCGGTGGTGCTGTCGATGTACCGGCAGATCCTGCGGGCGCTCAACTCGCCGGCGCTGCCGCTGGGCCACGCGGCGCGGCTGGCTAAGAAGGCGGAGTGCCGCGCCATCTTCATCTTCGGCGCCGAGGAGAGGTCGCTGCACAACATCCGGGACCTCCTCGACGCCGCGCGCCACACCCTCGGCATCCTCAACCGCGGCCGCCTCCCGTAGAGCGAGAGAGTAGCCCCCTAATCTTAGCGGGTATGCTCGAATCGATTGTAAGATTCTGTTCGTCTTCGTGCTGTTGAATTGGATGGCTAGTTTGACGGCATGAATTCGGAGCCATCTGTTCCCTAGTTGTTTCGCTATCTATGTATACACTGCAGAACATGAATAAATATATGTTGCAGACCCAAAAGAAACCACTTATCATTTATCACTGGATGTTGATGATGAACAGTTTGTGTTACTATTGTTGTTCAATTAAATTTGGCATGAGCTGTTCACAGAGGTATTGTCGCAACAAGTGTCATAGTTGTAGCATTCAGGAGCTAGCGCACATTTGTAATACTAATACCCAAGTGACTGATATATCACACCACTGCTGCTTGATAGTTTTTGCCTTTGCTCGGCTAACTGTAAATTTGACATATAACCTTTACACATAGGAGGATCTGTACAATAGAAATCTATGATATATGACACTAACACAAGCGGAATGAATCATGGCTAATCTTGCAGCTGTACCTTGAGGTATGAAACAGATTTAGCTTAGAACACAGGGCACACCCTAGTTTCAGCTGGATGTAGACTCGAGTCTATCCCTTTAGCGGTGGGGCATGTGGCCAGAGGACAGTGCTCGCCGGCCGTGCCCCACCAGTTGACTGACCGGTTCTCCATGGTCAGTGTGAAGTACAGCAGCACCACCATGAAACTGATACCTGCATCGAGCGTGGCTGAGAGGCCGTAGTTGTACCTCTGCCACCATTTCTTATGGTACCGGAACACGAAGAAGTTCAAAATGGTACCAATAATCAGCCATACGTTGTAGTTTACGGATGTCGCTGGCGGCATGTTCGCTGTAGCGCCGATGAGCACTGGTAGGTTTATCACTAGTATCCACTTCTGACTGGGGAATATCCTGTGGAAGATGTACACGATGACAGGGTGTGCTGCGCCGATGAGAAAGAACCAGTTGACTGCTCCATAGTTACCACGTGCCCTGAAAATGCGCTTTTGGCCAACAAGGCCCCAGAAAAACGATGCATCAAAGAGGACGCGGTCACCTGGGCATGTCCATGGGTTGTCAGCTGAGAGCTCCTTGTCCTGGCAGACGGGATGGAATCAAGTAGCCACCATGTCACACTGAGGTTAACTGTCCCAGCGCGCTATCTTCCTCTTCGGCGCCGAGAGAGATCACTGCACAACATTCTTCAACCGCGTCCCTAGTCTCACTGGGTATGCTCGAATCGATTGTAAGATTTGTTTCGTCTTCGTGCTGTTGAATGGCTAGTTTGACGGCATAAATTTGGTGCCATTTGTTGCCTAGTTGTTTCTCTATGTATACACTGCAAAACATAAATGAATATATATTGCAGACCCAAAACAAACCCATTTTGTGTTATTGTTGTTCAATTAAATTTGAAACATGCTGTTCACAGATGTATTGTTGCAACAAGTGTCATATATGGTTGTAGCATTCAAGAACTAGCACACATCTGTGCTACCCAAATGAACTGATATATAACACTGCTGCTAATAGTTTTTGTCTTTGCTTGGCTGACTATAACCTTTACACATAGGAGGAGCTgtgctctccctctctctcctttgCTTGAGAGTACAATAGAAATCTATGATAATATGACACTGACACAAGCTGAATGAATCATGACTAATCTTGCAGCTTTATCTTGAAGCATGAAACAGATCTAGCTTAGAACACGGGGCACACCCTAGATTCAGTTGGATCTAGACTCAAGTCTACCCCTTTAGCGGTGGGGCATGTGGCCAGAGGACAGTGCTCACCAGCTGTGCCCCACCAGGTGACTGACCGGTTCTCCATGGTCAGTGTGAAGTACAGCAGCACCGCCATGAAAGCGACGCCTGCGTCGAGAGCGGCGGAGAGGATGTAGTTGTACCTCTGCCACCATTTCTTCCGGTACCGGAACACGAAGAAGTTGAAGAAGGTGCCAATGATCAGCCACGCGTTGTAGTTGACGGATGTCGCTGGTGGCATGTTAGCTGTAGCGCCGATGAGCACTGGCAGGTTTATCATTAGTATCCACTTCTGACTGGGGAATATCCTGTGGAAGATGTACACAACAACAGGGCCTGCTGCGCCGATGAGAAAGAACCAGTTGACAGCTCCATAGTTACCAGCTGCCCCAAAAATGCGCCTCGGGCCAACAAGGCCCCAGATAACCGATGCATCAAAGAAGACACGGTCACCGGGACATGTCCATGGGCTGTCTGCTGCGAGCACCTTGTCATTGCAGATGTTCGGGATGGAACCAAGTAGCCACCATGCCACGCCGAGGTTGACTGTCCCAGCCACAATTGTACCGGCGAACTGGGTAAATACAGAGCGCCAAGGTTAGTAAATGTTATCTTCCTACATGTGACTCCTTTGCTTACAAGGTGGGGACATTTAGTGGTTTAATTACCTGAACAATGAACATCGATCTGGGAGGTATCTTCATATAGTGGCCGAGCTTGAAGTCTGAGAGGAAAGAAACCGCCTGGCTCATGCTCATGTATCCGTACACCTTGAAGCAGACATTGGCGATGGGGTATCCAGGCATTATCAGCCCCATGGCATACTCAGTGATGACATTCAGACCAGGTGTCTGTCCATCAATTTTTTGTTAGCTTTTCTTGCAGAAACCATCAAATGCAGGGGAAATGGAGAATACATTGAACATTCTGAAATAGTTACTTGCCTGGGCTGTGGTTGCACTAATGATGCTTATggggagggtgaagatgaaggccaTGCCACAGGCGAAGATGAGGCCCCACCATGGGAGCTGAACCTGGTCATTGAGGACAGTGCAGAGGATGAGGGACACTATCAGCGCCAATACCGTCAGCGAGTAGAACCACCATGCTGGTATGTCGTCGTACTTCCTCATCAGCCTTGTGTGGATGTCAGGCTCCTCTTGCTTTGAAGCTTGGAACCGTTGATAGATCTCCCTGCAAATTGGTGTCTCTTTAAGGTTCATAAACCACATGTGTGTCTGTCTATTCATGTACAGAGTTGAGAGCTCTTACTTCCCGTAGAAGATGGCGACGT includes:
- the LOC124688101 gene encoding uncharacterized protein LOC124688101, translating into MAKAGGGLIWATAEDLARNRPVVLSMYRQILRALNSPALPLGHAARLAKKAECRAIFIFGAEERSLHNIRDLLDAARHTLGILNRGRLP